CGAACTCGCGGAAGAAGGCCGTGTGGAACAGCGCGGCATAGCGCTCAGCCCGGTCGGCTCCCAGCTCGCCCAGCCCCGCCGCCCCCGTCGCGGAGAACGGCACGAAAAAGGCCGGGGCCACCGCCGCGTAGACCCGCACCGGGCGGCCCGCGCGCTTCTGTTCCCGCACCACCCGCAGCAGCCCCGCCGCCCGCAGGGCCAGCACGTCCCGGTGAATGACCCGGAGGTCCAGCCCCAGGTCGCGCGCCGCCCCGGCCACCGTCTGCTCGCCCGCCAGAAAGGCCCCCAGCACCCGCCGTGGGCGCTCCCGCAGCAGCAGGCGGACGGCGGCGGCGTCCGTGACGTTCAGCACGCTACTCACACTTGCAGCTTACGGTGTGAATAGGCGGGAGGGCACGCTGGGGGCATGACCGCTTCCCCCCTGCTGGCCCTCACCGGACGCCTCTTCGACGGTGAAAAGCTCTGGCCCCACGCGATGGTGCTGCTGCGGGGCGGGCGCGTGCTGGAGGTGGCCGAACATCTGCCCCTGCCGGAGGGGACGGAGGTGCTGGACGCCGGGCCGGAGGCCACCATCCTCCCCGGTCTGGTGGACCTGCATGTCCACGCCCGGCCCCACTACGCGCGCTGGTTCCCGGAGGCGGGTGTGACCACCGTGCGCGATGCCGGGAACAGCCTCGACATGCTGGCGGAGTTGCGGGCGCTGGCTTTCACAGGCAAGGGGCCGCATGTGTTCGGGGCGGGAACCATTCTGGACGGCTCCGACAGCATCTTCCGGCACTTCGGGGAAGGGGTGCTGGGCGAGGTGGGCGACCGCGCGGCAGGGGCGTGGGCCATCCACCACCCGGAGGAGGCCAGGGCCGCGGTGGATGCCCTCGCCGCGGCGGGTGTGGAGACGGTCAAGCTGTACGAACAGCTTCCCCCGGCCGCCTACGCGGCGGCGGTGCGGCGGGCGCAGGAACATGGCCTCCCCGTGATGACGGACCTGGGTACCCGCTGGACCCGCGGCCTGAACGGCGCGCAGGTGGATGCCCTGGAGGCCCTGGGCCTGGGCGTCCGCACGGTGGAACATGCCACCGGCTTCGCGCTCGCCTTCCAGCGCCTCGGCTTCGACCCCACCACGCAGTTTCCCGACGAGGGCCTGCTCGACCGGTTCGCGCGGGCGGTGGTGGAGGCGGAAGCGGTGCTGGTGCCCACCCTCAGCGTTCACGAGGGGCTGCGGCAGGCGCGGCGGGCGGACCTGGGCCGGCTGCCGCACGGGCGGCGAACAGGGGAGACCGCCGACAGTCTGCGGGCCATGTGGGACGGGCTGCATGCGGCCACCGCCCCGCTTCAGCCCACCGCGGCGTGGGATGCCCGTCTCGCCGCCGCGCTGACCCGGCGCGTGCTGGACCTGGGCGGGCAGGTCGGCGCGGGCACCGACACGCCGGCAGGGGTGGACAACCTCCCCGGCGGGGGCCTGCACGCCGAGCTGGAACACCTCGTCACCCAGGCGCACCTCACCCCCACCGAGGCCCTGCGCGCCGCGACCGGGACAGCGGGCCGTCTGCTCGCCCAGGGCGGACAGCCATCTGTCGGTGTCCTGCGCCCCGGTGCCCACGCCGACGCGCTTATCGTGGAGGGCGACCCGGCGCGGGACATCATGGCCACCCGCCGTCTGCGTACCGTGGTCCGGGCGGGGCGCGTCTGGACAGTTGGCGTGTCGGCCTGAGCCTCAGTTCACTGCCCGCTCGCGCCCGGCCCACAGTTCATTGCGCAGCAGGAACTTCTGGAACTTGCCGCTGGCGGTCTTGGGCAGGTCCTCGCGGAACACGTAGTGCTTGGGCACCTTGTACCCGGCGAGATGCTGGCGGACATGGGCGCTGAGGTCGTCCGGGCTGGCCTGCTGCCCGGCATGCAGCGCGATAAAGGCGCAGGGCACCTCGC
This genomic stretch from Deinococcus carri harbors:
- a CDS encoding amidohydrolase family protein — its product is MTASPLLALTGRLFDGEKLWPHAMVLLRGGRVLEVAEHLPLPEGTEVLDAGPEATILPGLVDLHVHARPHYARWFPEAGVTTVRDAGNSLDMLAELRALAFTGKGPHVFGAGTILDGSDSIFRHFGEGVLGEVGDRAAGAWAIHHPEEARAAVDALAAAGVETVKLYEQLPPAAYAAAVRRAQEHGLPVMTDLGTRWTRGLNGAQVDALEALGLGVRTVEHATGFALAFQRLGFDPTTQFPDEGLLDRFARAVVEAEAVLVPTLSVHEGLRQARRADLGRLPHGRRTGETADSLRAMWDGLHAATAPLQPTAAWDARLAAALTRRVLDLGGQVGAGTDTPAGVDNLPGGGLHAELEHLVTQAHLTPTEALRAATGTAGRLLAQGGQPSVGVLRPGAHADALIVEGDPARDIMATRRLRTVVRAGRVWTVGVSA